The Gossypium hirsutum isolate 1008001.06 chromosome D02, Gossypium_hirsutum_v2.1, whole genome shotgun sequence region GCGGGGGGGTACACGGGAAACGTTTTCCATGATTTCAATGATGGGTTCATCCCACTCTTCATCACCATCAACTCCATCTACAAAAACCAAGATGTCGTCCTTGTGGTCTCAAAGGCTCGTGATTGGTGGCTAAACAGGTACAAGAATCTGCTCCATGTTTTCAGCTCGCACCCAATAGTAACCCTTGACAATGATACTTCCAATCACTGTTTCCCTTCCGCCACTCTAGGCCTCATGTCGTATGGTTTCATGGCATTAATGCCAAACTCATCACAAACATTACTTCATTTCCGTGGCCTCCTAGACAAGGCATTTGGTCATCATGGCCAATACTCCATCTTTAACCCTCCTCCAAAGTCCGACTCTCCACCTCGGCTTGTGTTTATGAGTCGATCAAAAGGCATTGGACGGGAAATTTTGAATCAAGATGAAGCCGTGAAAGTAGCAAAAGAGATTGGATTCGACGTCATTTTGTTTAAGCCAACGGGTAAGATTTCTTTGCAACAAGCTTATGGATTGATAAATTCAAGTCATGCAATGGTTGGTATGCACGGCGCGGCTCTAACACACTCATTGTTTCTCCGACCGGGGTCGGCGTTCATGCAAGTAATGCCATTAGGGATTGATTGGGTGGGGAAGATGTGCTTCGGAGAACCATACAGTACATTGAATATAAGATTAAGGTGGAAGAGAGTAGCTTGGTGGAGAAGTACGACAAGAATGATATGGTGATTAAAGACCCGGCTAGTTTTCAAGGGAGAAATTGGTCATCcgatgttatgaaaatatatttgaaggAACAAAATGTTAAACTCGatttagttaggtttagggattATTTAATGGAAACTTATAGAAAAGCAAAGACATTCATGGAAAAAATGGGATAGTCCtatttaatcattacattctaatatataattcaattattaaaagtatatttatgagtgaaattataattattttgacaaaatatatatattaattaaaatttgcagtacagttttaaaaatatatataatttccaaaaatttaatttaatgtatatatgtacattttaattcttgaaataatttgttTTCGAATATAGGAtgcttatttttatttctaaaaagtTTTTACcgtttgataaaaatatttttatcatcatATATAGTATATAATTTCATGTTATATacgttataaataaattataaaatataaaaaaatttattttattgattaaaaacaaattgagaagaaaattttggataaaataaAGGAGGTTTCCTGGCTTTTTATCGTGGTTTGAGAAAGAATTTTGGGAAAATGTCATCTCATGTTTTCAAGTTAGAAATAATTTGGTTTTACTTGTTATTCTTGCTAGGGTAGACAATAGGAATGGCTTGTATAAGATAAAAACTTTTAGAGATGAGCAATTTCACTTAAGAACTCAAGGGTAAATTTTAAGGTATTGATAGCACATTCTCTTCTTAAACTTAGGATTATCCTTGATTAAAAGTTGATTATTTAGATGGTTCGACTAGCCAAGTAGGATCTTAAAGTTGATGTTTCTAGATGGGTGTTTTCTAGGAGGGTACGAGATTTAACTgttagaattttaaataatatctaatataaaattagaactgtAAATCAGGATTTATcttgtcaaatcatcaagaataaattaagaacaaaactagatgcagaAGTGTACCTGAATCCATAGATTCATTGAAATTTTCTGGAGCTTGGTGTTTTGAGCTTCCAGATTAGTTCACAAGAAATTCAAAGAATATTTACcctctctttcctaatgataagatattagaaaagatatcttgtgtgtaatttggggaccataacctcaatatttataatcttgtcatattagttctaattcctaattagcccatcattaattagaatttgattagaactcaattattagagtatctacacatatttgacccattcTTTATTTAATAAAGCCCaataaaaatttaaccaaattagatcacttttaattttggctaacctatcatgatagtaaataataacatgtaattacccttattatatatgtgatgtctatattttccaacaatctcccacttggaccacatatatttactaattactctataattacatgtcattatataaccttataagctcaaaattttcctatcatatccaaaaggtattccgaacaatctcatccattaattatgttaacatagaaccaatacgactttcgttacatatatcgcAACTAAATCCATCCCtaatcacgtatattaacacaaccaaatgacatagatcaagtatggatgtgttgCATGGAAAGTACAtacaatatgatctaaacatgtctatttccaacagGTCCTTCTTaaaccttagtgagatcaaaccttaccaaaatcagagtgtgaaaaaaccaaataaattttatttctgcAAACAATAaacttaatatttataaattgaaataactaaaaatgtgtttataacataaaagcatttaaaagtacaaactcccactaaaatcAAATATCCTTAAATGACATTACAAccatatgagcaatgtgctcttaTAAAACCTTAAGTGTAGCCCTTTAGTAAACGGATCCACCATAATGGAGTTTGTCCTAATATGCTTTATAGGCACCTAACCActctgaacttttactttaacaaccaggaacttaaagtctatgtgttttaactttgatgtgctcctgttgctattggaataaaagactgcaatttattttcacaatttgcaccttagtgacaaaatcttgtatccatattccatcaaaatcgaagtctgtatacctgatgatctctaactGATTAGACCTCtgatatgtgagcatgtaatcttttgttctctgaaaataccttataaccctctTGGATGCTATCCAATGGTCCAAACCAGGGTTGTTtaaaatatctgcctaacatcccaacaGTGTACATAATAGTCCAATGCATACAAACCTGAACTTACATTAGACTTCCCactgctaaaatgtaaaaaatcttatgcatttttataatctcaaaatcattcttaaGGCATTGATTGAGActatacttattattgacaagcagtatgtcattaacatataaaaccaaatatacaTCCTTACTCCCACTAAACTTATGGTATATACAATTATCGACAAAATTTATCTCTAAACAGAATGAGATAATCATTCGGTAAATTTGTAATACTATTGACGAGAAGTATGCTTAAACCCATAGATGAAGTTCTTTAATTTGCAAATAATTAacttttcatcatcaaacacaaagtTTTCTAGTTGCACCAGATAAATGTATGACcaatgttaccattgagaaaccattaacttaatattcatctgatGCAGCTTAAGatcaaaatattccactaaagtCATTTTAACCCTTCCTCTAGTGGACTTTTTtaatgacattcattcttgaggttgttgagtttgttcttctgaaacaattacctcatcttgaatagggagttgttcaacattttcttattgaggttctagattcacttcttaatcaatTATAGGTATGAAAAcctaaacatcatcaaaagtgatagtaggaactgagttagaattcaattcctccttaaaagcAATGTCTATAACCTTATTTCtcctccaaactcaacatcctaaaaGAATGTTGCAATTTTCGtctaaaaaatattcctaattgtgggatcataaaactcataacCCTTAGATCGCTCAGaatttccttgacccttatactttatagacatcaaagaagtcagaaaTGATGTCATTTCAACCTTATCGTTTTTAGCAAAATGTTTCTCAATTTTGTCAAGGAAaccttggcctgagtaatcttttCAAATTAtgtgcccctaaaggcttctgaaatgttgtgcttcatgatcattagactcatgcaatttggacgatcccacctctcaaaatcccttttaacatAAGGGGTGTTTTTCGCAATGAGAGGTGCAGGTTGTTCTTCCCTCAGTGCAATGTCTATATTCATACaaccaagcactataagtaaaT contains the following coding sequences:
- the LOC107908313 gene encoding xylan glycosyltransferase MUCI21-like, which encodes MGEFSNAKNPKLTITSGPSGPECEVQHNSPAIVFSAGGYTGNVFHDFNDGFIPLFITINSIYKNQDVVLVVSKARDWWLNRYKNLLHVFSSHPIVTLDNDTSNHCFPSATLGLMSYGFMALMPNSSQTLLHFRGLLDKAFGHHGQYSIFNPPPKSDSPPRLVFMSRSKGIGREILNQDEAVKVAKEIGFDVILFKPTGKISLQQAYGLINSSHAMVGMHGAALTHSLFLRPGSAFMQVMPLGIDWVGKMCFGEPYSTLNIRLRWKRVAWWRSTTRMIW